A single Clavibacter nebraskensis NCPPB 2581 DNA region contains:
- a CDS encoding Type 1 glutamine amidotransferase-like domain-containing protein, with translation MSVHLVGGGLSDDDTPLLARFLSEATTRATAAARLEPARIAVVLVHDGLGAEWFDQYAAALRAAGACEPVAVLAPEGGSIEVAQLQDVDGIVVGGGLTPAYRQALEPVFGEIRRQVTAGVPYLGFSAGAAVAAETAIVGGWRIGAVEVVQESASEDLDEVTVEQGIGLIDVAVDVHAAQWGTLTRLIAATEAGLVEGGVAIDEGTVLIVGEGQLVVEGRGSVWSVIGSETGVTVSSAGAS, from the coding sequence GTGAGTGTGCACCTGGTCGGAGGCGGCCTGTCGGATGACGACACCCCCCTCCTCGCGCGGTTCCTGTCCGAGGCGACGACGAGGGCGACCGCTGCCGCCCGGCTGGAGCCGGCCCGCATCGCCGTGGTCCTCGTCCACGACGGCCTGGGTGCCGAGTGGTTCGACCAGTACGCCGCCGCGCTCCGTGCCGCGGGCGCCTGCGAGCCCGTCGCGGTGCTCGCGCCCGAGGGCGGATCCATCGAGGTCGCGCAGCTGCAGGACGTGGACGGCATCGTCGTCGGCGGCGGGCTGACCCCCGCGTACCGCCAGGCGCTCGAGCCGGTGTTCGGCGAGATCCGCCGCCAGGTCACCGCCGGGGTCCCGTACCTCGGCTTCTCCGCGGGCGCCGCGGTCGCCGCCGAGACCGCCATCGTCGGCGGCTGGCGCATCGGCGCCGTCGAGGTCGTGCAGGAGTCCGCGAGCGAGGACCTCGACGAGGTCACCGTGGAGCAGGGCATCGGCCTCATCGACGTCGCGGTCGACGTGCACGCCGCCCAGTGGGGCACCCTCACCCGGCTCATCGCAGCGACGGAGGCCGGGCTCGTCGAGGGCGGCGTCGCCATCGACGAGGGCACCGTGCTCATCGTCGGCGAGGGCCAGCTCGTCGTCGAGGGGCGCGGCAGCGTCTGGTCCGTCATCGGCTCGGAGACCGGCGTCACCGTCAGCTCCGCCGGCGCTTCCTGA
- a CDS encoding uracil-DNA glycosylase, which translates to MALTLPELVERGLMDAGWADVLAPVADDIARMGEWLRAEVAAGRPYLPAGDRVLRAFQQPLADVRVLIVGQDPYPTPGHPVGLSFSVEPDVRPVPRSLVNIHRELRDDLGIPTPEHGDLTAWTRSGVLLLNRVLTVRPGAPASHRGKGWEAVTECAIRGLAARGGPLVAILWGKDAGSLAPLLAPVPSITSVHPSPLSASRGFFGSRPFSRADALLAEQGADPVDWRL; encoded by the coding sequence GTGGCGCTGACCCTGCCCGAGCTCGTCGAGCGCGGCCTCATGGACGCCGGCTGGGCCGACGTGCTCGCGCCCGTCGCCGACGACATCGCGCGCATGGGGGAGTGGCTGCGCGCCGAGGTCGCCGCCGGCCGCCCCTATCTCCCGGCGGGCGACCGCGTGCTGCGGGCGTTCCAGCAGCCGCTGGCCGACGTGCGCGTGCTCATCGTCGGGCAGGACCCGTACCCCACGCCCGGCCACCCCGTCGGCCTGTCCTTCTCGGTCGAGCCGGACGTGCGGCCCGTGCCGCGGAGCCTCGTCAACATCCACCGGGAGCTCCGGGACGACCTCGGGATCCCGACGCCGGAGCACGGCGACCTCACCGCGTGGACCCGCAGCGGCGTGCTGCTCCTCAACCGCGTGCTCACGGTGCGGCCGGGCGCGCCCGCCTCGCACCGCGGGAAGGGCTGGGAGGCCGTGACGGAGTGCGCGATCCGCGGGCTGGCGGCGCGCGGCGGTCCGCTCGTCGCGATCCTCTGGGGCAAGGACGCGGGATCGCTCGCGCCGCTGCTCGCCCCCGTGCCGTCGATCACCTCCGTGCACCCGAGCCCGCTGTCGGCGTCGCGCGGGTTCTTCGGCTCGAGGCCGTTCAGCCGGGCGGACGCGCTCCTCGCCGAGCAGGGCGCGGATCCGGTCGACTGGCGGCTCTGA
- a CDS encoding GNAT family N-acetyltransferase: MLEEEYQRRRRLPAHLRKPAPPLPVFSYEIRPATMSDLPDIREIYNHYVMNSTVTFDETRMTLARWRGRFSQLERMGMPFLVAVSPSGQVLGYALVEPVGNRRSSRTTVEDSIYLGAASTGKGLGRALLVPLVDACREAGIREVIAVIADQGADASIRLHASLGFTESGRMGRVGWKFGRWLGTVTMQLTLKPTAQPGRWARAMRPATPAAAAPRPTTPAPAPAAPPSR; the protein is encoded by the coding sequence ATGCTCGAGGAGGAATACCAGCGGCGGCGCCGCCTGCCCGCCCACCTCCGGAAGCCCGCGCCGCCGCTGCCCGTCTTCTCCTACGAGATCCGTCCCGCGACGATGTCCGACCTCCCGGACATCCGCGAGATCTACAACCACTACGTCATGAACAGCACCGTCACGTTCGACGAGACGCGCATGACGCTCGCCCGGTGGCGCGGCCGCTTCAGCCAGCTCGAGCGCATGGGCATGCCGTTCCTGGTGGCTGTCTCGCCGTCGGGCCAGGTGCTCGGGTACGCGCTCGTGGAGCCGGTGGGGAACCGGCGGTCGTCGCGCACGACGGTGGAGGACTCGATCTACCTCGGCGCGGCGTCCACCGGCAAGGGCCTCGGGCGCGCGCTCCTGGTGCCGCTCGTCGACGCGTGCCGCGAGGCCGGGATCCGCGAGGTCATCGCCGTCATCGCGGATCAGGGCGCAGACGCCTCCATCCGGCTGCACGCGTCGCTCGGCTTCACGGAGAGCGGGCGGATGGGCCGGGTCGGCTGGAAGTTCGGGCGCTGGCTCGGCACGGTCACGATGCAGCTGACGCTCAAGCCGACGGCGCAGCCGGGCCGGTGGGCGCGCGCCATGCGGCCAGCGACGCCTGCCGCTGCCGCTCCCCGTCCCACCACGCCCGCTCCCGCTCCCGCCGCTCCTCCTTCGCGGTGA
- a CDS encoding CPBP family intramembrane glutamic endopeptidase — MSAQEPTVPEPAPVSWSPVAPPVAPPVDPGAPPAAGIPGATPPELPPLPERPPAPYHHGLRDTGGPWRGILALVLGAVAFFGLSLVFGLVAYAVEFLTGRLDPTDASSLETMTPVIMLATNLSLAALIPVSMLLQRWLFGVRMGAMSSIAGRFRWRWLGRVALVIVPVFVVYIGVMFALDPSGEIRVDGEVVAFLVIILLTTPLQSAGEEYGFRGLVQRSVGSWFRSTRVALVVGALVSSSLFALAHLAEDPWLIAYYFVFGISATISARMTGGLEAPVLIHALNNTLLFLPTALLGQMSESLDRSAGNGGPFMLLPMVVVLGSALLTGWWARRHRVQTVAPRPLTAKEERRERERAWWDGERQRQASLAAWRAPTGPAAPSA; from the coding sequence ATGAGCGCACAGGAGCCGACCGTCCCCGAACCCGCCCCCGTCTCGTGGTCGCCGGTCGCGCCGCCCGTCGCGCCACCCGTCGACCCCGGCGCTCCCCCGGCGGCCGGGATCCCCGGCGCCACCCCGCCCGAGCTCCCGCCGCTCCCCGAGCGCCCGCCCGCCCCCTACCACCACGGACTCCGGGACACCGGCGGCCCGTGGCGCGGGATCCTCGCGCTCGTGCTCGGCGCCGTCGCGTTCTTCGGCCTGTCGCTCGTCTTCGGCCTCGTCGCCTACGCCGTGGAGTTCCTCACCGGCCGCCTCGACCCGACGGACGCGTCGTCCCTCGAGACCATGACGCCCGTGATCATGCTCGCCACGAACCTGTCGCTCGCCGCCCTGATCCCCGTCTCGATGCTCCTGCAGCGCTGGCTCTTCGGCGTGCGCATGGGCGCGATGTCCTCCATCGCGGGCCGGTTCCGCTGGCGCTGGCTCGGCCGCGTCGCGCTCGTGATCGTGCCCGTCTTCGTCGTCTACATCGGCGTCATGTTCGCGCTCGACCCCTCAGGCGAGATCCGCGTCGACGGCGAGGTGGTCGCGTTCCTCGTCATCATCCTGCTCACGACCCCGCTGCAGTCCGCCGGCGAGGAGTACGGCTTCCGCGGCCTCGTCCAGCGCTCGGTCGGATCCTGGTTCCGGAGCACCCGGGTCGCCCTCGTGGTCGGGGCGCTGGTCTCCAGCTCCCTCTTCGCGCTCGCCCACCTCGCCGAGGACCCGTGGCTCATCGCCTACTACTTCGTGTTCGGCATCTCCGCGACCATCTCCGCCCGCATGACCGGCGGCCTCGAGGCGCCCGTGCTGATCCACGCGCTCAACAACACGCTGCTGTTCCTCCCCACGGCGCTCCTCGGCCAGATGTCCGAGAGCCTCGACCGCAGCGCGGGCAACGGCGGCCCGTTCATGCTGCTGCCGATGGTCGTCGTGCTGGGATCCGCGCTCCTCACCGGCTGGTGGGCCCGCCGTCACCGCGTCCAGACGGTCGCGCCCCGCCCTCTCACCGCGAAGGAGGAGCGGCGGGAGCGGGAGCGGGCGTGGTGGGACGGGGAGCGGCAGCGGCAGGCGTCGCTGGCCGCATGGCGCGCGCCCACCGGCCCGGCTGCGCCGTCGGCTTGA
- a CDS encoding NAD-dependent epimerase/dehydratase family protein — translation MSDDVARPGAAAAPRDVLVLGGTAWIGRLVAERLAARGDRVTCLARGTGGSVPALTRFVAADRDLPDAYAAVAGADWDEVVDLTSSAQHAREAVAALADRARHWTLVSTVSVYASFARPGEDETAPLVEPVDLEEYGQAKVAAERAVTAALAGRRMIVRPGLITGPGDDSDRFSYWPARFALAGDGPVLVPETTGRRSQVIDARDLADLVVDVGVRALDGVVDAVGETVSLADALGLAAEAAGSTGERVVATDAQLADADVRHWAGPRSLPLWLPGEAAGMLSRSDAGIRALGVRRRPLAETMRDVLADERERGLDRPRASGLTRDEELEVLATLG, via the coding sequence GTGAGTGACGACGTGGCGCGCCCCGGCGCCGCGGCGGCACCGCGCGACGTGCTCGTGCTCGGCGGCACGGCCTGGATCGGCCGGCTCGTCGCGGAGCGGCTGGCGGCGCGCGGCGACCGGGTGACGTGCCTGGCGCGCGGGACCGGCGGATCCGTACCCGCGCTCACGCGGTTCGTCGCGGCCGACCGCGACCTGCCCGACGCGTACGCGGCCGTCGCCGGCGCGGACTGGGACGAGGTCGTCGACCTCACCTCCTCGGCGCAGCACGCGCGCGAGGCCGTCGCGGCGCTCGCCGACCGGGCCCGGCACTGGACGCTCGTCAGCACCGTGTCGGTGTACGCGTCCTTCGCGCGCCCGGGCGAGGACGAGACGGCGCCGCTCGTCGAGCCCGTCGACCTCGAGGAGTACGGCCAGGCCAAGGTCGCGGCCGAGCGGGCGGTGACGGCGGCGCTCGCCGGACGGCGCATGATCGTGCGGCCCGGCCTCATCACCGGGCCCGGAGACGACAGCGACCGGTTCAGCTACTGGCCGGCGCGGTTCGCGCTCGCGGGTGACGGGCCCGTGCTCGTGCCGGAGACGACCGGACGCCGTTCGCAGGTGATCGACGCGCGCGACCTCGCCGACCTGGTCGTCGACGTCGGGGTGCGCGCGCTCGACGGCGTGGTCGACGCGGTGGGGGAGACCGTGTCGCTGGCGGACGCGCTGGGGCTCGCGGCCGAGGCGGCGGGATCCACCGGCGAGCGGGTGGTGGCGACCGACGCGCAGCTGGCGGATGCCGACGTGCGGCACTGGGCGGGACCGCGCTCGCTGCCCCTGTGGCTGCCGGGCGAGGCCGCCGGGATGCTCTCCCGGAGCGACGCGGGGATCCGAGCGCTCGGCGTCCGGCGCCGCCCGCTCGCCGAGACGATGCGCGACGTGCTCGCCGACGAGCGGGAGCGCGGGCTCGACCGGCCACGCGCATCCGGCCTCACGCGCGACGAGGAGCTCGAGGTCCTGGCGACGCTCGGCTGA
- the hxlA gene encoding 3-hexulose-6-phosphate synthase: MKLQVAMDVLTTKDALELAGKAAPHVDIIELGTPLIKAEGLSAITAIKEAHPDKIVFADLKTMDAGELEADIAFSAGADLVTVLGVAGDSTIAGAVTAAKKHGKGIVVDLIGVPDKAKRAKEVTELGAEFVEMHAGLDEQAEDGYTFSDLLEAGKASGVAFSVAGGVKPGTIGDVQDAGAVVAVAGGAIYSSDDPAAAAAELRAAIR; the protein is encoded by the coding sequence ATGAAGCTCCAGGTAGCCATGGACGTGCTCACGACGAAGGACGCGCTCGAGCTGGCCGGCAAGGCCGCGCCGCACGTCGACATCATCGAGCTGGGCACCCCGCTCATCAAGGCCGAGGGCCTCTCCGCGATCACCGCGATCAAGGAGGCGCACCCCGACAAGATCGTCTTCGCCGACCTGAAGACGATGGACGCCGGCGAGCTCGAGGCCGACATCGCGTTCTCCGCGGGCGCCGACCTCGTCACCGTCCTCGGCGTCGCGGGCGACAGCACCATCGCGGGCGCCGTCACGGCCGCGAAGAAGCACGGCAAGGGCATCGTCGTCGACCTCATCGGCGTCCCCGACAAGGCGAAGCGCGCGAAGGAGGTCACCGAGCTCGGTGCCGAGTTCGTGGAGATGCACGCGGGCCTCGACGAGCAGGCGGAGGACGGCTACACGTTCAGCGACCTGCTCGAGGCCGGCAAGGCGTCCGGCGTGGCGTTCTCCGTCGCGGGCGGCGTGAAGCCCGGCACCATCGGCGACGTGCAGGACGCGGGCGCCGTGGTCGCCGTCGCGGGCGGCGCGATCTACTCGTCCGACGACCCGGCCGCGGCCGCCGCCGAGCTGCGGGCCGCGATCCGCTGA
- the hxlB gene encoding 6-phospho-3-hexuloisomerase, whose product MTNTTHPRPTGDAPVDVAAAITLISDENARVARALAEPDLAARLDEAARVIRDGRRVFALGAGRSGLALRMTAMRFMHLGLDAHVVGEATSPAISNGDVLLVASGSGTTAGIVSAAQTAHDVGARIVALTTADDSPLADLADVTVLIPAAAKQDHGGTVSAQYAGGLFELSVALVGDAVFHALWQASGLSADELWPRHANLE is encoded by the coding sequence GTGACGAACACGACGCATCCCCGCCCGACCGGCGACGCCCCCGTCGACGTCGCCGCCGCGATCACCCTGATCTCCGACGAGAACGCCCGCGTCGCCCGCGCCCTCGCGGAGCCGGACCTGGCGGCGCGCCTCGACGAGGCCGCCCGCGTGATCCGCGACGGCCGCCGCGTCTTCGCCCTCGGCGCCGGCCGCTCCGGGCTCGCGCTCCGCATGACCGCCATGCGGTTCATGCACCTGGGGCTCGACGCGCACGTGGTCGGCGAGGCCACGTCGCCCGCGATCTCGAATGGCGACGTCCTCCTGGTCGCGAGTGGATCCGGCACCACCGCCGGCATCGTGAGCGCCGCGCAGACCGCGCACGACGTCGGCGCCCGGATCGTGGCCCTGACGACGGCCGACGACTCGCCGCTCGCCGACCTCGCGGACGTGACCGTGCTGATCCCCGCGGCCGCCAAGCAGGACCACGGCGGCACGGTCTCGGCCCAGTACGCGGGCGGGCTCTTCGAGCTCTCCGTCGCACTGGTCGGCGACGCCGTGTTCCACGCGCTGTGGCAGGCGTCCGGCCTCTCGGCCGACGAGCTGTGGCCGCGTCACGCCAACCTCGAGTGA
- a CDS encoding LuxR C-terminal-related transcriptional regulator: MPSRTHPVDPAARSAADQVALLDGLHDALAAPLQEVAEALSGLLQPVVAHRALVIFTEDCTGRPRKKAGEPEVVENVTIAELDRILASLAEGSGDARGDAGSAWSVEHPVGGRLRTVAAWRADTGALLVLVDPVAAHDDVPGARELVRALWRSVAHGIRQQVAAAPPAYLAEARAVSSERARVVSELGDAHATTLESLLAVLRSSRTGDAAARQTAADLATNAMVELRAASDRDRSLGEEPVARAFARLRDDLRPLVRFRDLDVQFVEPPVDGRALPGEVAHAGRAIVRGAVLALVEQPDVTRVRIQWDCDGSNLLVGIRDDGAGATTADLDALRRLTDRVAALDGTLDVTATPGWGSEIAVRLPLDAPAAGLDAAGEAGLSAREREVLALVAGGSRNRAIATSLGISENTVKFHVANLLRKMGASTRAELAGLVRG; this comes from the coding sequence ATGCCGTCCCGGACCCATCCTGTCGATCCCGCCGCCCGCTCCGCCGCCGACCAGGTCGCCCTCCTCGACGGCCTGCACGACGCGCTCGCCGCCCCGCTGCAGGAGGTCGCCGAGGCGCTGTCCGGCCTGCTGCAGCCGGTGGTTGCGCATCGCGCCCTCGTGATCTTCACGGAGGACTGCACCGGCCGCCCGCGCAAGAAGGCGGGCGAGCCCGAGGTGGTGGAGAACGTGACGATCGCCGAGCTCGACCGGATCCTCGCGAGCCTCGCAGAGGGGTCCGGCGATGCCCGCGGCGACGCCGGCTCCGCCTGGTCCGTCGAGCACCCCGTCGGCGGCCGCCTCCGCACGGTCGCCGCCTGGCGCGCCGACACGGGCGCGCTCCTCGTGCTCGTGGATCCCGTCGCCGCGCACGACGACGTCCCCGGCGCCCGCGAGCTGGTGCGCGCGCTATGGCGGAGCGTCGCCCACGGGATCCGGCAGCAGGTCGCCGCGGCGCCACCCGCCTACCTCGCGGAGGCGCGCGCGGTCTCCTCGGAGCGCGCCCGCGTCGTGTCCGAGCTGGGCGACGCCCACGCCACGACCCTCGAGTCGCTCCTCGCCGTGCTCCGCTCCTCCCGCACGGGCGACGCGGCCGCCCGCCAGACCGCGGCCGACCTCGCGACCAACGCCATGGTCGAGCTGCGCGCCGCGAGCGACCGCGACCGCTCGCTCGGCGAGGAGCCCGTCGCGCGCGCCTTCGCCCGGCTCCGCGACGACCTCCGGCCGCTCGTGCGCTTCCGTGACCTCGATGTGCAGTTCGTCGAGCCGCCCGTGGACGGCCGTGCGCTCCCGGGCGAGGTCGCGCACGCGGGCCGGGCGATCGTGCGCGGCGCCGTGCTCGCGCTCGTCGAGCAGCCGGACGTGACGCGCGTGCGGATCCAGTGGGACTGCGACGGCAGCAACCTCCTCGTCGGGATCCGCGACGACGGCGCCGGGGCCACCACGGCGGACCTCGACGCGCTCCGCCGCCTCACCGACCGCGTCGCGGCGCTCGACGGGACGCTCGACGTGACGGCGACGCCGGGCTGGGGATCCGAGATCGCCGTGCGGCTGCCGCTCGACGCGCCGGCCGCGGGCCTCGACGCCGCGGGGGAGGCGGGGCTCAGCGCGCGCGAGCGGGAGGTGCTCGCGCTCGTGGCCGGCGGATCCCGCAACCGCGCCATCGCGACCTCGCTCGGGATCAGCGAGAACACCGTGAAGTTCCACGTCGCGAACCTGCTGCGGAAGATGGGCGCCTCCACCCGGGCGGAGCTCGCGGGGCTCGTGCGCGGCTGA